Genomic DNA from Sphingomonas hankookensis:
CCGCCGATCGACAGGCCGGCCGAGCTATCGAGGCTGATCGCATCGGCCGTCATCTGGCACTGGTCGTTCGGCCCGACGATGTTGCCGTTGGTGTCGAGCACCTGCAACGTGATCGGCGCGCCCGACGCCGCCTGGTTCAGCAGGCCGGTCGCATTGGTGTTGAGCGGCGGCAGGACGGCGCCGAGCAGCGGCAGGTTCAGGATGCCGTTCACCGTCTGCTCGATCGGCGCGGTAATCCCGGTCACCACCGGTGCGACGATATAGGTCACGACCGAGCGTGGCAGCTGGACGCCGCTACAGGCGCTGACGACGCGCGTCTGTGCGGCCGCCTGCTGCGCCGTGGCGGCGCCGATGGAGATGGTCGTGCCGAGCAGGATCTTCAGCAACCGGTTCGACCGGCCGGAACGCGCCTGGGTATGGGAAACTCGCATACATCCTCCTGTGTCACCCGACTGTTGGACTGGGTCGACGGAGGATGATCGAACGCCGGTCGCGATTCTGCTTACGGCAAGCCGTTGCGTTTCCAGCATTTTGCGGACGGAATTAACCAACGCAGGTTGATTCCGCGCACTGCGTCGGCCGCAGGTGCGGCGTTATAAGGTATAACCGACGCAATATCCGCAACTGGCGCCATCAGCAGATTACGCCTGATGCGATCACTATTGCAGCGTCCGGCAACGATCACCACGCATCGCCGCCAAGATTCTGAGTTCCCCGGAAAATATCGCAGCAACATTTTGTTTCAAACCCGTCACGGACCCGGGAATTGTCGCACGCGTTACGTGTAAAAGAGGGGAAGCAATGATCGATATACTGGGCAGCTATTGCGGTACTGCGCCTGACGCCGCGACATGGTATTGGCGGTGGAACACCGATCTGTTTCTCGTTGTTTTACTGATACTTTCGGCGGCGATGTTCACGCGCCTGCCAGCGAGGCGGCGGTCGAGCGGTATCGTCGCGACGATCGTCCTGGGGATCGCTTTCCTGTCGCCGCTATGCGCGCTGTCGGTGGCGCTGTTCTCCGCCCGGACGCTTCACCACCTGCTCCTGATCGGCGTCGCCGCCCCGCTGCTGGCCGCCGCGCTGCCTGGACGTAGCGCGCCGAGCCCGAGCATCGCGTTCGCGCTTTCCACCAGCGTGCTGTGGGCATGGCACCTGCCCGCCGCCTATGACGCCGCCCTCGCCAACAGGGCGCTGTACTGGGTGATGCAGGCCAGCCTGCTGGGCAGCGCCTGGGTCTATTGGCGGGCGGTGCGCCACGCCGCCCCGCCACTGGCACTCGCCCTGATCGGCGTGGGCGCGGC
This window encodes:
- a CDS encoding cytochrome c oxidase assembly protein; this translates as MIDILGSYCGTAPDAATWYWRWNTDLFLVVLLILSAAMFTRLPARRRSSGIVATIVLGIAFLSPLCALSVALFSARTLHHLLLIGVAAPLLAAALPGRSAPSPSIAFALSTSVLWAWHLPAAYDAALANRALYWVMQASLLGSAWVYWRAVRHAAPPLALALIGVGAAQMGMLGAILTFVARPLYATHLSTTVPFGIGPLADQQLAGLAMWVLGLIPYAVIGALVMRSSWRRMVAA